A single region of the Actinomycetota bacterium genome encodes:
- a CDS encoding phosphotransferase, with amino-acid sequence FVNEGVVMATLARLFGDLVPALAAAVPRLGAPCAELAGHAVPPTLVHGDLHLANVARGPRGYLFFDWTDACVAHPFLDLPTMRRGSGFAEDDDEDEAGLRERLRAAYLPEWASFEPPARLARAWELAAPLGALHQAVSYRSMAAGLRPPVDPHLAQSSAWWLRRVLAGLDAGGA; translated from the coding sequence GTTCGTGAACGAGGGCGTGGTCATGGCCACGCTGGCCCGGCTGTTCGGCGACCTCGTGCCCGCCCTGGCGGCCGCCGTGCCCCGGCTGGGGGCGCCCTGCGCCGAGCTGGCCGGCCACGCCGTCCCGCCAACGCTCGTCCACGGCGACCTGCACCTGGCCAACGTGGCCAGGGGGCCGCGGGGCTACCTGTTCTTCGACTGGACCGACGCCTGCGTCGCCCACCCGTTCCTCGACCTGCCCACCATGCGGCGGGGGAGCGGCTTCGCCGAGGACGACGACGAGGACGAGGCCGGGCTGCGGGAGCGGCTGCGGGCCGCCTACCTCCCCGAGTGGGCGTCGTTCGAGCCGCCCGCCCGGCTGGCCCGGGCCTGGGAGCTGGCCGCCCCCCTCGGCGCCCTCCACCAGGCGGTCAGCTACCGGTCGATGGCCGCCGGGCTGCGGCCGCCGGTCGACCCCCACCTGGCCCAGTCGAGCGCCTGGTGGCTGCGGCGGGTGCTGGCCGGGCTCGACGCCGGCGGAGCGTGA